A window of the Microplitis mediator isolate UGA2020A chromosome 5, iyMicMedi2.1, whole genome shotgun sequence genome harbors these coding sequences:
- the LOC130668121 gene encoding uncharacterized protein LOC130668121 isoform X1, producing MLTLPRVLKCQRRQRCLKLPKLNFIVVTSSLLMLDGACWHTALEKSRPGVSIRDDVQRSIELLDKVLSEYDEHGSTEEPGDEVGEVEEGSSASGVGEAVDEADADADGQVGGRDSSTEPSIGLTPEDESPSLGHQSEDDGYMSMNGRKAKMALVALRPVPDCPEPQESSANNAPSSLEFPPPPEEAERIISTLLPIVSPSDSSKRRSTGGKSGRRGDKQTEEMTRSRHRGHAVTSQTTLPKTRRRKLYGLWDRTSNASLETRRNSTSGKFASLPYDVQVSCDWILESKCQSKNSQERHRESASRRRRVRSTNVVDTENVQQISCNNDNTNGKLEAVVDSSRDDADNNLRCKEAEALKDDDEVEEEEEEEEDGEEVEEDEIDEDELDDEDDEERRADDRDEELRGERNHSDSSCDGRFSRRRRRKRKVGLDRGVSESESERFSMPRSSSVSVERFSMRANCDSSDFSRANSTSNERFHSDFSLAVASASSNDRMSIPTSDPFSVRNLDFAVSAFSLGRADSCDERFSDVYSTRNSDFSTRNSTDFRTQSEEEERFSDDSLEEMLRSAVPQPPPMPPSPESQPVVCKRHSIAWEVSLEEDPLYAPGSTKVVGRRRRRSSDVSSVGSASKLRDLDYDWQEPHRRSTTDDDLISPYSPDSSTNELDQPVSGKRDYPTKNGTYVIRGRTRKRERKPLITSSVSPTRNTKADSTETTNVSKRYSNTFDDIKSLLLEGRLEGLNEPPPDFVPPVPPDLVRVLSLPAFDDVDAPEKTTTTIITTTTNDLPAARHRTDYLSSSSSSSSPPPPAPSPRADKNNHHEVLPKSKCNGVNARGLLPTSKSLDIHATSRSHDDTKIKTSSKKSTSSASRKSDSRSELSKIPVNVLIEDQIVKKALNENRRQLEKVSDAIKELENVRNSESFVEGKRRIKDNSKKSRGIRNEVDSDSENVNETSREDEDCDQGCSSTEYDHRRKPNDTINELVYSSSRRIAQNDIDSLSKNDQRQIENVIDAILEDSKNPDFQVSVEVLEFPPLPPSPVEEADEESSDVNVPPVSVSTHYGSHRAMTRQPPRTIEYRPRVPPHRVPTIDIKDHRSSLDTTRSMDAGYSRSRRTPNAPSNSRRDVPVERRTLPTDLPGPSRRRTTTKQSPSTDNAMGTPIMGTIAPPGNSGMQTSCSLPETPVFARGSDIPRTPQHTSGNTLSTTTSTMSTAATQPRRQPGWYAPTTATTGGYRRNNPGLEQAIIGTELLRLAGGPNRGWYPTRRGANQPRPASIEHLERLNSAYESRLPTAGEQRKPLTLPTNITPNKYFGQSKHSSATSGTREALRRVTSLLIKKGSTKETKGTGKDVFPAGPYSGGEPSDVPKKKGFFKNFWKRSRHYSLENQ from the exons GTGACGATGTTCAACGATCGATCGAGTTGCTGGACAAGGTGCTCTCTGAATACGACGAGCACGGCAGTACCGAGGAGCCAGGAGACGAGGTCGGCGAGGTCGAGGAAGGTAGCAGCGCCTCGGGCGTCGGTGAAGCCGTTGATGAGGCCGACGCCGACGCCGATGGGCAGGTTGGCGGACGTGATAGCAGTACCGAGCCCAGTATTGGCCTCACTCCCGAGGACGAGAGCCCTTCTTTAG GACATCAGTCCGAAGACGACGGTTACATGAGTATGAATGGACGTAAAGCGAAAATGGCATTAGTCGCATTGCGTCCTGTACCGGATTGTCCGGAGCCGCAGGAGTCGTCAGCTAATAATGCTCCGTCATCCCTTGAATTTCCACCACCGCCAGAAGAAGCCGAGCGTATTATCTCAACGCTCCTACCCAT AGTCTCGCCGAGTGATTCGTCGAAGAGAAGAAGCACAGGCGGCAAGTCTGGGAGACGTGGCGACAAACAGACGGAGGAGATGACGAGATCGCGTCATCGGGGACACGCTGTCACAAGTCAGACTACTCTG CCGAAAACACGACGCAGAAAACTGTACGGTTTGTGGGACCGGACGTCTAATGCGTCTCTGGAGACACGACGTAATTCGACGTCGGGGAAATTTGCCAGTTTGCCGTATGACGTCCAAGTGTCTTGTGACTGGATACTGGAGTCTAAGTGTCAGAGCAAAAATTCGCAAGAAAGACACCGGGAAAGTGCAAGCAGACGTAGACGAGTGCGCTCGACGAATGTCGTAGACACGGAGAATGTTCAACAAATATCCtgcaataatgataatactaATGGTAAATTAGAGGCTGTGGTGGATTCTAGTCGAGATGATGCTGATAATAATCTGCGTTGTAAAGAAGCGGAAGCTTTGAAAGATGATGATGAGGTCGAGGAGGAAGAAGAGGAGGAGGAAGACGGAGAGGAAGTTGAGGAAGATGAAATTGATGAGGATGAACTTGACGATGAAGACGACGAAGAGCGGCGGGCGGATGACAGAGACGAGGAATTACGGGGCGAGAGAAATCACTCGGATTCTAGCTGTGATGGAAGATTCTCACGTCgcagaagaagaaaaagaaaagtcGGATTGGATCGTGGTGTCTCGGAATCGGAATCCGAAAGATTTTCAATGCCACGATCTAGTTCCGTAAGCGTTGAACGTTTTTCAATGCGCGCCAATTGTGATTCCTCCGATTTTTCACGAGCCAACTCAACCTCCAACGAACGTTTTCATTCAGATTTTTCACTGGCCGTTGCCAGTGCGAGTTCAAATGACCGTATGTCCATACCAACCTCGGATCCTTTTTCCGTACGGAATCTTGATTTCGCCGTGTCAGCATTTTCTTTAGGTCGAGCTGACTCTTGTGATGAAAGATTTTCGGATGTTTACTCGACAAGAAATTCTGATTTTTCGACGAGAAATTCAACAGACTTTAGAACACAATCGGAGGAGGAGGAGAGGTTTTCAGATGATTCACTCGAGGAGATGTTGAGATCAGCTGTGCCACAGCCACCACCGATGCCACCGTCGCCAGAGAGCCAGCCTGTTGTATGCAAGAGGCACTCTATCGCTTGGGAAGTATCTCTTGAAGAAGATCCCCTCTATGCTCCAGGCAGCACTAAAGTTGTCGGGAGAAGACGACGACGTAGCAGCGATGTATCTA gcGTGGGTTCAGCGTCGAAGCTACGGGATCTAGATTACGACTGGCAAGAACCTCACCGTCGTTCAACGACCGACGATGATCTCATCTCGCCCTATTCACCAGACTCATCGACCAACGAACTGGATCAGCCAGTGTCTGGAAAGCGAGATTATCCTACGAAAAACGGCACGTACGTAATACGTGGACGTACGCGAAAAAGAGAACGTAAGCCTTTGATCACGTCTAGTGTATCGCCGACGAGAAATACTAAAGCGGATTCAACGGAAACCACAAACGTTTCAAAACGCTACTCAAATACTTTCGACGATATAAAGAGTCTGCTACTCGAAGGCAGATTGGAGGGTCTCAATGAACCGCCGCCAGACTTTGTACCACCAGTACCTCCGGATCTCGTCAGAGTTCTATCTCTACCTGCTTTTGATGACGTCGATGCGCCCGAGAAAACAACCAccacaataataacaacaacaacaaatgaTTTGCCTGCTGCGAGACATCGCACCGACTATCTCTCCTCGTCATCTTCCTCCTCATCGCCGCCACCACCGGCTCCGTCTCCACgtgctgataaaaataatcaccACGAAGTTCTTCCCAAATCAAAGTGCAACGGAGTCAATGCACGCGGTCTGCTTCCAACCTCAAAGAGTCTGGACATTCATGCCACCAGTCGGTCACACGACGACACAAAAATTAAGACGTCCTCCAAGAAGTCAACATCCTCCGCATCCAGGAAGTCTGATTCGCGGTCAGAGCTGTCCAAGATCCCGGTTAATGTGTTGATTGAGGATCAGATAGTAAAGAAAGCTCTTAACGAGAATCGTAGACAATTGGAAAAGGTTAGCGATGCTATAAAAGAACTTGAAAACGTCAGAAATAGCGAATCATTTGTCGAGGGCAAACGAAGAATAAAAGATAATTCAAAGAAATCAAGGGGCATTCGGAATGAGGTTGATTCAGATTCGGAAAACGTCAATGAGACTTCAAGGGAAGACGAAGACTGTGATCAAGGATGCAGCAGTACTGAGTATGACCACCGGAGAAAGCCTAATGACACGATCAACGAACTCGTGTATTCTTCCAGTCGGCGTATCGCTCAAAACGATATTGACAGCCTGTCAAAGAATGATCAAAGGCAAATTGAAAACGTGATTGATGCTATACTAGAGGACTCGAAAAATCCCGACTTCCAG GTCAGTGTCGAAGTGCTCGAGTTCCCACCGCTTCCACCGTCACCGGTAGAAGAGGCTGATGAAGAGAGCTCGGATGTAAATGTTCCTCCTGTCAGTGTATCAACCCACTATGGATCCCACCGCGCAATGACTCGTCAACCACCACGGACGATAGAGTACAGGCCACGAGTGCCACCTCACAGAGTACCCACTATTGACATCAAGGATCATCGATCCTCGTTGGACACTACTAGGTCAATGGATGCCGGATACTCTCGTAGCAGAAGAACTCCAAATGCTCCATCCAACTCAAGACGTGAC GTGCCAGTAGAACGTCGTACACTTCCGACAGACTTGCCAGGTCCCTCGCGAAGACGTACCACAACGAAACAATCGCCATCAACAGATAATGCAATGGGAACACCGATTATGGGTACAATTGCACCCCCGGGTAATTCTGGTATGCAAACATCGTGCTCCCTTCCGGAAACACCAGTATTTGCTAGAGGAAGCGATATTCCCCGCACACCACAACATACTTCGGGCAATACATTATCAACAACAACATCCACAATGTCGACGGCTGCTACACAGCCTCGGAGACAACCCGGTTGGTATGCGCCGACGACTGCAACAACTGGAGG ATACCGGAGGAACAACCCAGGACTGGAGCAGGCGATTATCGGCACGGAGCTGCTTCGTCTTGCTGGTGGGCCCAATCGCGGGTGGTACCCAACCCGTCGCGGAGCGAACCAGCCTCGTCCGGCGTCGATCGAGCACCTGGAGCGGCTGAATAGTGCCTACGAGTCGCGACTGCCCACCGCCGGGGAACAGAGGAAGCCGCTGACTCTGCCGACCAACATAACGCCCAACAAATACTTCGGTCAAAGTAAGCACAGCTCCGCCACTTCCGGCACTCGCGAGGCACTTCGGAGGGTCACTAGCTTGCTCATCAAAAAAG
- the LOC130668121 gene encoding uncharacterized protein LOC130668121 isoform X2, whose amino-acid sequence MLTLPRVLKCQRRQRCLKLPKLNFIVVTSSLLMLDGACWHTALEKSRPGVSIRDDVQRSIELLDKVLSEYDEHGSTEEPGDEVGEVEEGSSASGVGEAVDEADADADGQVGGRDSSTEPSIGLTPEDESPSLGHQSEDDGYMSMNGRKAKMALVALRPVPDCPEPQESSANNAPSSLEFPPPPEEAERIISTLLPIVSPSDSSKRRSTGGKSGRRGDKQTEEMTRSRHRGHAVTSQTTLPKTRRRKLYGLWDRTSNASLETRRNSTSGKFASLPYDVQVSCDWILESKCQSKNSQERHRESASRRRRVRSTNVVDTENVQQISCNNDNTNGKLEAVVDSSRDDADNNLRCKEAEALKDDDEVEEEEEEEEDGEEVEEDEIDEDELDDEDDEERRADDRDEELRGERNHSDSSCDGRFSRRRRRKRKVGLDRGVSESESERFSMPRSSSVSVERFSMRANCDSSDFSRANSTSNERFHSDFSLAVASASSNDRMSIPTSDPFSVRNLDFAVSAFSLGRADSCDERFSDVYSTRNSDFSTRNSTDFRTQSEEEERFSDDSLEEMLRSAVPQPPPMPPSPESQPVVCKRHSIAWEVSLEEDPLYAPGSTKVVGRRRRRSSDVSSVGSASKLRDLDYDWQEPHRRSTTDDDLISPYSPDSSTNELDQPVSGKRDYPTKNGTYVIRGRTRKRERKPLITSSVSPTRNTKADSTETTNVSKRYSNTFDDIKSLLLEGRLEGLNEPPPDFVPPVPPDLVRVLSLPAFDDVDAPEKTTTTIITTTTNDLPAARHRTDYLSSSSSSSSPPPPAPSPRADKNNHHEVLPKSKCNGVNARGLLPTSKSLDIHATSRSHDDTKIKTSSKKSTSSASRKSDSRSELSKIPVNVLIEDQIVKKALNENRRQLEKVSDAIKELENVRNSESFVEGKRRIKDNSKKSRGIRNEVDSDSENVNETSREDEDCDQGCSSTEYDHRRKPNDTINELVYSSSRRIAQNDIDSLSKNDQRQIENVIDAILEDSKNPDFQVSVEVLEFPPLPPSPVEEADEESSDVNVPPVSVSTHYGSHRAMTRQPPRTIEYRPRVPPHRVPTIDIKDHRSSLDTTRSMDAGYSRSRRTPNAPSNSRRDVPVERRTLPTDLPGPSRRRTTTKQSPSTDNAMGTPIMGTIAPPGNSGMQTSCSLPETPVFARGSDIPRTPQHTSGNTLSTTTSTMSTAATQPRRQPGWYAPTTATTGGYRRNNPGLEQAIIGTELLRLAGGPNRGWYPTRRGANQPRPASIEHLERLNSAYESRLPTAGEQRKPLTLPTNITPNKYFGQRSTKETKGTGKDVFPAGPYSGGEPSDVPKKKGFFKNFWKRSRHYSLENQ is encoded by the exons GTGACGATGTTCAACGATCGATCGAGTTGCTGGACAAGGTGCTCTCTGAATACGACGAGCACGGCAGTACCGAGGAGCCAGGAGACGAGGTCGGCGAGGTCGAGGAAGGTAGCAGCGCCTCGGGCGTCGGTGAAGCCGTTGATGAGGCCGACGCCGACGCCGATGGGCAGGTTGGCGGACGTGATAGCAGTACCGAGCCCAGTATTGGCCTCACTCCCGAGGACGAGAGCCCTTCTTTAG GACATCAGTCCGAAGACGACGGTTACATGAGTATGAATGGACGTAAAGCGAAAATGGCATTAGTCGCATTGCGTCCTGTACCGGATTGTCCGGAGCCGCAGGAGTCGTCAGCTAATAATGCTCCGTCATCCCTTGAATTTCCACCACCGCCAGAAGAAGCCGAGCGTATTATCTCAACGCTCCTACCCAT AGTCTCGCCGAGTGATTCGTCGAAGAGAAGAAGCACAGGCGGCAAGTCTGGGAGACGTGGCGACAAACAGACGGAGGAGATGACGAGATCGCGTCATCGGGGACACGCTGTCACAAGTCAGACTACTCTG CCGAAAACACGACGCAGAAAACTGTACGGTTTGTGGGACCGGACGTCTAATGCGTCTCTGGAGACACGACGTAATTCGACGTCGGGGAAATTTGCCAGTTTGCCGTATGACGTCCAAGTGTCTTGTGACTGGATACTGGAGTCTAAGTGTCAGAGCAAAAATTCGCAAGAAAGACACCGGGAAAGTGCAAGCAGACGTAGACGAGTGCGCTCGACGAATGTCGTAGACACGGAGAATGTTCAACAAATATCCtgcaataatgataatactaATGGTAAATTAGAGGCTGTGGTGGATTCTAGTCGAGATGATGCTGATAATAATCTGCGTTGTAAAGAAGCGGAAGCTTTGAAAGATGATGATGAGGTCGAGGAGGAAGAAGAGGAGGAGGAAGACGGAGAGGAAGTTGAGGAAGATGAAATTGATGAGGATGAACTTGACGATGAAGACGACGAAGAGCGGCGGGCGGATGACAGAGACGAGGAATTACGGGGCGAGAGAAATCACTCGGATTCTAGCTGTGATGGAAGATTCTCACGTCgcagaagaagaaaaagaaaagtcGGATTGGATCGTGGTGTCTCGGAATCGGAATCCGAAAGATTTTCAATGCCACGATCTAGTTCCGTAAGCGTTGAACGTTTTTCAATGCGCGCCAATTGTGATTCCTCCGATTTTTCACGAGCCAACTCAACCTCCAACGAACGTTTTCATTCAGATTTTTCACTGGCCGTTGCCAGTGCGAGTTCAAATGACCGTATGTCCATACCAACCTCGGATCCTTTTTCCGTACGGAATCTTGATTTCGCCGTGTCAGCATTTTCTTTAGGTCGAGCTGACTCTTGTGATGAAAGATTTTCGGATGTTTACTCGACAAGAAATTCTGATTTTTCGACGAGAAATTCAACAGACTTTAGAACACAATCGGAGGAGGAGGAGAGGTTTTCAGATGATTCACTCGAGGAGATGTTGAGATCAGCTGTGCCACAGCCACCACCGATGCCACCGTCGCCAGAGAGCCAGCCTGTTGTATGCAAGAGGCACTCTATCGCTTGGGAAGTATCTCTTGAAGAAGATCCCCTCTATGCTCCAGGCAGCACTAAAGTTGTCGGGAGAAGACGACGACGTAGCAGCGATGTATCTA gcGTGGGTTCAGCGTCGAAGCTACGGGATCTAGATTACGACTGGCAAGAACCTCACCGTCGTTCAACGACCGACGATGATCTCATCTCGCCCTATTCACCAGACTCATCGACCAACGAACTGGATCAGCCAGTGTCTGGAAAGCGAGATTATCCTACGAAAAACGGCACGTACGTAATACGTGGACGTACGCGAAAAAGAGAACGTAAGCCTTTGATCACGTCTAGTGTATCGCCGACGAGAAATACTAAAGCGGATTCAACGGAAACCACAAACGTTTCAAAACGCTACTCAAATACTTTCGACGATATAAAGAGTCTGCTACTCGAAGGCAGATTGGAGGGTCTCAATGAACCGCCGCCAGACTTTGTACCACCAGTACCTCCGGATCTCGTCAGAGTTCTATCTCTACCTGCTTTTGATGACGTCGATGCGCCCGAGAAAACAACCAccacaataataacaacaacaacaaatgaTTTGCCTGCTGCGAGACATCGCACCGACTATCTCTCCTCGTCATCTTCCTCCTCATCGCCGCCACCACCGGCTCCGTCTCCACgtgctgataaaaataatcaccACGAAGTTCTTCCCAAATCAAAGTGCAACGGAGTCAATGCACGCGGTCTGCTTCCAACCTCAAAGAGTCTGGACATTCATGCCACCAGTCGGTCACACGACGACACAAAAATTAAGACGTCCTCCAAGAAGTCAACATCCTCCGCATCCAGGAAGTCTGATTCGCGGTCAGAGCTGTCCAAGATCCCGGTTAATGTGTTGATTGAGGATCAGATAGTAAAGAAAGCTCTTAACGAGAATCGTAGACAATTGGAAAAGGTTAGCGATGCTATAAAAGAACTTGAAAACGTCAGAAATAGCGAATCATTTGTCGAGGGCAAACGAAGAATAAAAGATAATTCAAAGAAATCAAGGGGCATTCGGAATGAGGTTGATTCAGATTCGGAAAACGTCAATGAGACTTCAAGGGAAGACGAAGACTGTGATCAAGGATGCAGCAGTACTGAGTATGACCACCGGAGAAAGCCTAATGACACGATCAACGAACTCGTGTATTCTTCCAGTCGGCGTATCGCTCAAAACGATATTGACAGCCTGTCAAAGAATGATCAAAGGCAAATTGAAAACGTGATTGATGCTATACTAGAGGACTCGAAAAATCCCGACTTCCAG GTCAGTGTCGAAGTGCTCGAGTTCCCACCGCTTCCACCGTCACCGGTAGAAGAGGCTGATGAAGAGAGCTCGGATGTAAATGTTCCTCCTGTCAGTGTATCAACCCACTATGGATCCCACCGCGCAATGACTCGTCAACCACCACGGACGATAGAGTACAGGCCACGAGTGCCACCTCACAGAGTACCCACTATTGACATCAAGGATCATCGATCCTCGTTGGACACTACTAGGTCAATGGATGCCGGATACTCTCGTAGCAGAAGAACTCCAAATGCTCCATCCAACTCAAGACGTGAC GTGCCAGTAGAACGTCGTACACTTCCGACAGACTTGCCAGGTCCCTCGCGAAGACGTACCACAACGAAACAATCGCCATCAACAGATAATGCAATGGGAACACCGATTATGGGTACAATTGCACCCCCGGGTAATTCTGGTATGCAAACATCGTGCTCCCTTCCGGAAACACCAGTATTTGCTAGAGGAAGCGATATTCCCCGCACACCACAACATACTTCGGGCAATACATTATCAACAACAACATCCACAATGTCGACGGCTGCTACACAGCCTCGGAGACAACCCGGTTGGTATGCGCCGACGACTGCAACAACTGGAGG ATACCGGAGGAACAACCCAGGACTGGAGCAGGCGATTATCGGCACGGAGCTGCTTCGTCTTGCTGGTGGGCCCAATCGCGGGTGGTACCCAACCCGTCGCGGAGCGAACCAGCCTCGTCCGGCGTCGATCGAGCACCTGGAGCGGCTGAATAGTGCCTACGAGTCGCGACTGCCCACCGCCGGGGAACAGAGGAAGCCGCTGACTCTGCCGACCAACATAACGCCCAACAAATACTTCGGTCAAA